CTGAAACCTCCCAAAATCACTCTCCGCATCACTTCACATGCGGCTCCAACCAAAGACAAAACGAGGGAAGAGCGGGGAGCTCCGTACCATGCGCACAGACTGGAGCACGTGCTCGACCATCCGGAACGCCTCGGAGTCGCTGatggcctccgccgccgcctccatgtCGTCGCGCCGCAGCTCCACCCCCATCGCCAGCTGCCCCCGACACCTCCCTCGAAGAATCTAGCGCGTGGAAACCTACAAAAACCGACCACATCAAGGATGAATCCGGCGATGAAGTGGAAGGATACGGTTGGGGACCCTCACCGGCTCGTCGGGAGGAGGAAGGCAGCGGCGGGGAagcgggtggcggcggcgacagcGAGGTCTAGGGTTTAGTGGGAGCGGGAGAGAGGGGAAGCGCGTGGGAACGAGAGAGTTTTAGCCGGGACCCAGAAAAGCAGCATGCAAATTAtagatttaaaaaaactagactataaaaaaataaatttttaaatttttaaaaaataagcaGTCCAATAAAATGAATTTTCACTATCAATAAGAGGGAAATTAGCTTcttaaattctaacaattcaacgagtagattataaaaaataatgaaaaaaattatcaatttatttCAGTTTCAAATTGTAAAAGCTAAAAGCTATCTTTCGAAATCAAAATAATCAGACCTTTATTCACAGGCGGGTGAAACACAGAATCGGGGGTGGTTCAACCTGTGCGGGTTACGGGTGATACTAGCGATCCGATTTCTATGTAGGACGGACGGGTCGTGAATAATGCCCGCGATCCAATTGCTATGTGGGCCAGGCGGATTATGGATAATGCTAGCGATCTGATTTCTATATGAGTTAATGTCTCGTGGTCCATACAGTAGGGCCGAAGAGAATCGATTTTAATTGGTTATTAATGAAGGCCTATTCTAACCCATATTAGTTAGGTTGTGCGGTTTAAGCTGAACAGAACTGAGCGTTAGGTGCAAGCCACCCACCTGTTATCTCTTGGGATAGGTCTCGGCTAAGTGTAGGGTATACATGTGTGTATATTTAATGAAACTACACGTATGCACTAGGGTTTCTTATAATCTTTTTTTATGTGTGTAAGGAATATATACGTGTGTGTGCATATGTAAGATGTGAATATGTCTTGTGCGTTCTTCAATGACTCATATTAATATCATTCGTCTCCCGTTTCCACTGCCTTGTACTCTCTAAATAAAAACTAACGAATCATGCTATCAAGcgcgaaaaaaaaaatctgcagaAGTAAATTCCCTAAAAAATAGCAGTTATTACATAAGTCTATTCATAATAATTCATAGCAACTTATTTCAGGTGGTAGTGGTACATAACTACATATATACGTGCCGCAACCAACAAAGGCCATCGTACATCATATCACAACTCAGAACAGCACAAGTGGTAGCTAGCAATTTCTGAGCCCACAGCAAGGCCAAGAGGCCGTCTGCCTGCCTGAGCATGAACGAGCTCCAGCACAGTGATCTCACCAGCTGCTGCTCCTTCCCTGACGCCGGTGTACGTCGCCGGCGTGCGCGGCAGAGCCTTCACCATCATCGGGCTGTCCACGCTCTGCGCAACATCCCAAATGCAGACAGTCATAAGCAAATTTCAAGAGAAGAGTAAGAATTTTACCAGAGAAAATTTTCCTGCGTTCTGAACGGCTCATAAGTTTATTCAAGTCGCAGCAGGTGGCGGCCTCGAGCTCGCAGCAGCCGTAGGCGTGGCACTGGCCGCGGTGCTCGGAGACgcagcagcaggtggtggcGTCCGGGCAGGAGTACTCGACGTTGCACACGTTGGGGGGGCTtcaccggcgacggcggggacgagCCCGGGTTGGGCGGGTTCGGGCCATCCTTCACCGGGTACGATGGCTCTATGGCGATGCCGCACTTGCCGGTGAACACGTCGATGCTGCTCACAACCCTGGCCGCCGCGGCGTTGCGGCGGAAGCcgaggcggccgcggcggaACTCCTCCAGCGTGAAGTCGGCGAAGGGGGTGATGAGGCCGAGGCGGAAGCCGTGGAGGCCCGCGTCCGCCTCCGCGTTGTGCGCGTCGAGTAGCGGAGGTTGTCGCAGAACACCTCCGCGTTGTGGACAAATTAAACGGCTTCTTTGCAGAAGTATTTATTACACTATCCCTCAAAAAGAGTACTTATTACATAAGTAAGTTTATTTATAAGAGCGTTAATTTATTACGTACGTACATAAGTTTATTTGTAACTTATTTCCGGTGGTACACGCATACGTAAGTAGGGCTAGaacattttctgatttttttggaAACAACAGTATCATACAAAGCTTCTCTATGACTTGTAATTTGGTATTGCTATTACCAAAAGGAAGATATACAGATATCCAAATGGAAGATATACATATATCCGGTATTGCTATTACCGGATGCTTCAATAGCGGCACTAACAGGCTGGTGCGCTACCATCTTTTGCAATGCTCTCTCGTTGTTAATGGACACAACTTTTGCATTTTTTTGCTTTGAACGAAATGCAAATCTCCATCACCATCAACATACAGACATACACACTCACATACATATTGCAGGCAGAAATCTATGATACTGACCCGGGTGAGATCACACCTCTTGTCATGGCTGGTAAAAGGATAGTCGGCCTTCCTGTCGATCCCGCCATTCTTGATGATTAACCGGAAGGCATTATCCATAAGTTCACCATTGCAGTTTTGGTCCTGAAACTTATCGCATTTAATTAGCTCTTGCTCCGACAACTATACGAGGCTACCTGTCACAATCTTGTTGATCCCTTCCACTGCTGCCAATGCTAAGAACGCCTAGCATCCACCTGCATCTCACACGCCCCCCAAATTATCACATAACTAACTGCAATTTTTACCAAAGGAACTTGTTAATTCTGCTCTATACTTGGCCTTGAAGCTTACAGCCACCTTAATGGTAAGGTGACTAATTTAACTCAAAGATTGAAAGGTGTTGCAATCTTGTAAAACCACTATCAATTCTATCGATCCGTGCCCATTTTTAATGATCACAAAAATATTCTTAGACggcactactataaaaattatttctagaggcggatgataactcgtttttacaggcgtttagtACACCCGCCTGCAatcgaaggcctgtagaaatgaatgattttcaCAAACGCAAAagtaaccgcctgtgaaaatttattatcacaggcggttcaattaagaaactgcctgtgaaaataggtttccacaggcggttctttaaACGGATCGcatgtgaaaattgattttcataggcggttcttTAAGCAGACCGCCTGCGATAGTCGATCTCTCAATCGATATTTTGAaccgaaaaaaagcaaaaaaaaaattaccgactAGGAACCTCACGCGGTCGCGACATCGCAAGTCACAATTCATGCGTTTTTTCGCGTGAAATACACACGCTACACCGTTTTTGACACTCAAACTCGAAACCTGTCGGGTCGCGTGatccctccccaccatcacaccagagaacgacTACTAAACATATGAGcgtatgtaattcttttgatatctgcaatccaaaactttaaatgattatttgggtatctaaacgattttaaatgaaaaacttttcactacaaagttgtagatctcgttgagggctacaattttcatataaactttatcctcatccgacttcgtacgaaaaagttatgaatcTTTAAAAATAAGCTTTCACTCATTtctacaggtggttccttaaacGGACCGCCTGCGATAATGTGTTCATTTCTACATGCGGTTCACATAAAAaattgcctgtggaaatgagtgacagtttatcttcaaaaattcataattttttcatacaaagttggatgaggataaagtttatatgaaaattgtagccctgaACGAGatttacaattttgtagttgaaaagtttttcatttgaaatcatttagatgcCAAATTTTAAACGATTATTTGagtatctaaatgacttcaaataaaaaaactatcaactacaaagttgtagatctcatcgagagctaaaattttcatatagattttttcctcatccgacttcacatacaaaagttatgaattttttaatagatagtCATTTACAGAGGCGgttcacgtaaggaaccgcctgtggaaatgaccagttttacagacggttcgttatatgaaccacctgtgataataatatcacaggtggttcacataaggaaccgtctgcgaaaatatattttcacaagcggttcgtAACAGCAAGAGACCCTCGCCAATTGTTCAGACGttttttcaaataaatcgaCTGTAAAAAATTATCCTAaatgtctcgaaaaatagtttttgttgtaGTGCGAGTTTGTTCAAAGAAGTTTAGGAAAACTCATGGTTCAGTACGCCTGACGACAAGATGGCTTTGTTGATTTTGCGGCGAGAAGCGACCAGCCACATTGCAAATATCCAATCAACCGACATTAAATCGTGATAGAAAAAAGTAGAAAAAATGAGAGATTTTTAAAAAGTATGAGATCAATGTACATCCAAAAGCTATCAAATAATTGAGTAAAAGAAGTACGAGCAGCACGAAATAGTGTACCGACCGCATCGGCCTTGGTCCTTGACCTCGGCGACGGCATTGTGCT
The sequence above is drawn from the Phragmites australis chromosome 10, lpPhrAust1.1, whole genome shotgun sequence genome and encodes:
- the LOC133931106 gene encoding oryzain alpha chain-like, which encodes MDNAFRLIIKNGGIDRKADYPFTSHDKRCDLTRQKNAKVVSINNERALQKMVAHQPVSAAIEASGVLRQPPLLDAHNAEADAGLHGFRLGLITPFADFTLEEFRRGRLGFRRNAAAARVVSSIDVFTGKCGIAIEPSYPVKDGPNPPNPGSSPPSPSVDSPMMVKALPRTPATYTGVREGAAAGEITVLELVHAQAGRRPLGLAVGSEIASYHLCCSEL